A genomic stretch from Petrimonas mucosa includes:
- a CDS encoding TonB-dependent receptor, whose product MAELSYTQNARVTINKQNATLKEVLNEIEKQTDYLFVYSNEINTNEKVSVKAKQQAVSKVLNSLLKDQDVDYTMEGSHIILAKKSEEVSPAKEVASIEQQKRRITGTVVDNTGMPIIGANILEVGTTNGTITDIDGNFVLNVADNATITVTYIGYLNQTIQTAGKSNFSIILLEDTQALDEVVVIAYGSVKKKDLTGAVSSVDPGVISKQSNSTVSRALEGAAPGIQVASIDGQPGVDMGIRIRGASSASQNSSTALVVIDGVPAQTNNALSSINPKDIENITVLKDAASTALYGSRGANGVVLVTTKKGNKGKAKIAFEGRWGINQIGPFKYEKISDPKDIYEHAWLAIYNKVRYGSTQNYTTNVKNPNMSHEEAALFASQHLFDYTGSMTNFQRNALGNFMPYRVPGAVYTPTGEGATASSTMSGAYLVNPDGKLNPNAELLYRDHYDDFFLENRQRQEYNINASGGSDKSDYFVSLGYLEDPSYIRGSEFERYNVRSNLNSQLLDWLKIGANMSYTNRRTQSPATRYGRNPGSAVANVFRWINGQNQLTPLYAHDENGKIIYNADGSKKVHEAPGMTYSPLGPTAGPLTTANLIQILDKDLDETVSNDLSMRGYAEVKFLKDFTFTTNMSLDRVGEIRTRYWNKETGSSVSEGGALGKVYQNFTVLNTQQLLNYNKEIDLHHVDVMLGHEFNKYNRDNLNYNSAYSLIPDFLGYVNFVGRYTGGTFSTPGGGYSVNAMESYFGRANYIYNDKYYGELSLRRDGSSKFKYKENRWGTFWSVGAGWRISQEEFMQGTSHWLNNMKLRGSYGVIGNQSGISDHSGYQTWGYSASYQQTTAGTGIPASYNITKGSFVNDALTWENVHTFDVGIDFNVFDRVHGTVDYFLKNTVNSVWSQPIPYSLGQSSLDKNSAKLRNRGVEVELGIDIIKNKDFYWNVSLNGVHYRTILTAVPAGVGTAELDGNFTAGIDSWGATGGANTGGNIAYLRGVGKDFFNLYFYKYGGVDQETGLPLFYARVTEKKKNDGHFAEYAVGDVVKTTNYSLADRFEMGSATPDWIGGFTTSVNYKEFDLMVNLAYQIGGKFLSVEYANGLYRSDKIGSALSAELIGNTWTPERTDAYFPMVMYGNTYGDGATIGSWAYTDMALFDSSYLNVKNITLGYSLPKNLLGKLSLSNARLFATADNVFMFTGHAGFDPRMSLVGGLEVGAYAFPYMRTISFGIDLSF is encoded by the coding sequence ATGGCCGAATTGAGTTACACGCAAAATGCCCGGGTAACTATCAATAAACAGAATGCAACTCTCAAGGAAGTATTGAACGAAATTGAGAAACAGACTGATTACCTTTTCGTTTACAGCAACGAAATAAATACGAACGAGAAAGTATCGGTGAAGGCTAAGCAGCAGGCTGTATCCAAAGTACTCAACTCTCTTTTGAAAGATCAGGATGTCGACTATACCATGGAAGGCAGTCACATCATCCTCGCCAAAAAGAGTGAAGAGGTGTCGCCTGCAAAAGAGGTTGCCTCAATCGAACAACAGAAGAGGAGAATTACCGGTACTGTGGTTGACAATACAGGAATGCCCATTATCGGAGCCAACATTCTGGAAGTGGGTACCACCAACGGTACCATTACCGATATCGACGGTAACTTCGTTCTGAATGTAGCGGACAATGCAACAATCACCGTTACCTATATCGGTTACCTGAACCAGACGATCCAGACCGCAGGCAAGTCGAACTTCAGCATCATCCTATTGGAAGACACTCAGGCACTGGATGAAGTTGTGGTGATCGCATACGGTTCTGTCAAGAAGAAAGACCTGACAGGTGCAGTATCTTCGGTCGACCCGGGCGTTATCAGCAAACAGTCCAACTCGACAGTCTCCAGGGCATTGGAAGGTGCTGCTCCCGGTATTCAGGTTGCATCTATCGACGGACAGCCCGGTGTTGACATGGGTATCCGTATCAGGGGTGCAAGTTCCGCCAGCCAGAACAGTTCAACCGCGCTCGTCGTGATTGACGGAGTACCGGCTCAGACCAACAACGCACTCTCCTCCATCAATCCAAAGGATATCGAGAACATCACCGTATTGAAGGATGCTGCATCAACAGCACTTTACGGTTCTCGCGGTGCAAACGGTGTTGTGTTGGTAACCACCAAGAAGGGAAACAAGGGGAAAGCCAAGATCGCATTTGAAGGACGTTGGGGTATCAACCAGATTGGCCCTTTCAAATATGAGAAAATTTCAGATCCCAAGGATATTTACGAACATGCCTGGTTGGCTATCTACAACAAGGTGAGATACGGAAGCACCCAGAACTATACAACCAATGTAAAAAATCCGAACATGTCACACGAGGAGGCTGCATTGTTCGCCAGCCAGCACCTCTTTGACTATACCGGATCGATGACCAATTTCCAACGCAATGCTTTGGGCAACTTCATGCCATACAGGGTACCTGGTGCAGTCTACACCCCCACCGGTGAAGGAGCCACAGCCAGTTCTACCATGAGCGGAGCATATCTGGTCAACCCCGACGGTAAATTGAATCCCAATGCAGAACTGCTTTACAGGGATCATTATGATGACTTCTTCCTCGAAAACAGACAGCGTCAGGAGTACAATATCAACGCCAGCGGCGGTTCCGATAAATCCGACTATTTCGTTTCGTTGGGCTATCTGGAAGATCCTTCATACATCCGCGGTTCGGAATTTGAACGCTACAATGTCCGTTCCAACCTGAATTCGCAGCTGCTCGACTGGTTGAAGATAGGTGCAAACATGTCTTACACCAACAGGAGAACCCAATCTCCCGCTACCCGTTATGGACGTAACCCAGGGTCGGCCGTAGCCAACGTCTTCCGCTGGATCAACGGACAGAATCAGCTGACCCCGTTATATGCACACGACGAGAACGGCAAGATTATTTACAATGCAGATGGTTCAAAGAAGGTGCATGAGGCACCGGGCATGACCTACTCTCCGCTGGGTCCGACAGCAGGTCCTCTCACTACGGCCAACCTGATTCAGATTCTGGACAAGGACCTTGACGAGACCGTTTCGAATGATCTCTCCATGAGAGGTTATGCAGAAGTCAAGTTTTTGAAAGACTTCACCTTTACCACCAATATGTCGTTGGATCGCGTAGGCGAAATCAGAACAAGATATTGGAACAAGGAGACAGGAAGCTCAGTCAGTGAAGGTGGTGCTCTCGGTAAGGTTTACCAGAACTTCACAGTCCTGAATACACAACAGTTGCTCAACTACAACAAGGAGATCGATCTCCATCATGTTGATGTAATGTTGGGACATGAGTTCAACAAGTACAACCGCGACAACCTGAACTACAACTCGGCCTACTCACTGATTCCCGACTTTCTGGGATATGTCAACTTTGTAGGAAGATATACTGGCGGTACCTTCTCAACTCCGGGCGGGGGTTATTCCGTTAATGCAATGGAGAGCTATTTTGGAAGGGCAAACTATATCTACAACGACAAATACTACGGTGAATTGTCGTTGAGAAGAGACGGCTCCTCGAAATTCAAATATAAAGAAAACAGATGGGGTACCTTCTGGTCGGTTGGTGCAGGCTGGAGAATCAGCCAGGAAGAGTTCATGCAAGGTACCAGCCACTGGTTAAACAACATGAAACTCAGGGGAAGCTACGGCGTAATCGGTAACCAAAGCGGTATTTCCGACCATTCCGGCTACCAGACATGGGGTTATAGCGCTTCGTACCAACAGACAACCGCAGGTACAGGTATACCCGCCAGTTACAATATAACTAAAGGTAGCTTTGTAAACGATGCACTTACCTGGGAAAATGTACATACGTTTGATGTCGGTATCGACTTCAATGTATTCGACAGGGTACACGGTACGGTGGACTATTTCTTGAAGAATACGGTCAACTCTGTATGGTCACAACCCATCCCATACTCTTTGGGACAGTCGAGTCTGGACAAGAACAGTGCAAAACTGCGCAACAGAGGTGTTGAAGTTGAATTGGGCATCGATATCATCAAAAACAAGGATTTCTACTGGAACGTCTCTTTGAACGGTGTTCACTACAGGACCATCCTGACTGCAGTACCTGCCGGTGTAGGCACCGCTGAACTGGACGGCAATTTCACTGCCGGTATTGACTCTTGGGGTGCAACCGGAGGAGCAAACACTGGTGGCAATATCGCCTATCTCAGGGGTGTTGGCAAAGACTTCTTCAACCTCTACTTCTACAAATACGGAGGTGTGGATCAAGAGACCGGTCTTCCCTTATTCTACGCAAGGGTAACTGAAAAGAAGAAAAATGACGGACACTTTGCTGAATATGCAGTGGGAGACGTGGTTAAAACCACCAACTACAGTCTTGCAGACAGATTCGAGATGGGTAGCGCCACACCCGACTGGATTGGCGGTTTCACAACCTCGGTCAACTACAAGGAGTTCGACCTGATGGTCAATCTGGCCTACCAGATTGGAGGTAAATTCCTGAGCGTGGAGTACGCAAACGGTCTTTACAGAAGTGACAAAATCGGCTCGGCACTCTCTGCTGAACTGATTGGTAATACCTGGACACCCGAACGCACTGATGCATATTTCCCGATGGTGATGTATGGCAATACCTACGGAGATGGAGCAACAATTGGTAGCTGGGCTTATACAGACATGGCACTTTTTGATTCGTCTTACCTGAATGTGAAGAATATTACACTGGGATATTCACTTCCCAAAAATCTTCTCGGCAAACTCAGCCTTTCCAACGCACGCCTTTTCGCTACTGCCGACAACGTATTCATGTTCACTGGACATGCAGGATTCGACCCGCGCATGTCACTGGTAGGTGGATTGGAAGTAGGAGCTTATGCTTTCCCCTACATGCGGACTATCTCATTTGGTATTGACTTAAGTTTCTAA
- a CDS encoding FecR family protein yields the protein MNKELLYRFFEGKTSVSEEKQIKEWLDASEDNRHIFFLERKMYDAILLTTHDSTQKKNRSALLSPWTSGAAAALLLIILGGLYLLGQNRAAESYNRLIVPPGQRINLILSDNSNVWLNSNTEFRYPTVFSKKERTVYLNGEAYFEVSKNVEKPFIVRTGQGDIRVTGTSFNVEAYSQFNTFETSLFEGGVEIYRNETRIAALQPNQKAILSNNKLVVSAIEDTDHFLWKDGLIAFNNKPLHEILLSLEKYFDTKIELELKSLPQHTYTGKFRQSDGIDHALRVLQRSIHFRYDRDDETGIIYIRR from the coding sequence GTGAATAAAGAACTTCTATACCGTTTTTTTGAGGGGAAGACTTCTGTTAGTGAGGAGAAACAGATAAAAGAGTGGCTGGATGCCTCTGAAGATAACCGTCATATATTTTTTCTGGAACGAAAAATGTATGATGCTATCCTGCTGACAACCCATGACAGTACACAGAAAAAGAATCGGAGTGCCCTCTTGTCGCCCTGGACTAGCGGTGCCGCTGCTGCTCTCCTGTTGATCATACTTGGAGGATTGTATCTGCTCGGCCAAAATAGAGCGGCAGAGTCGTACAACAGGCTGATTGTACCGCCCGGTCAACGGATCAACCTTATCCTCTCCGACAATTCGAACGTCTGGCTCAATTCAAATACCGAATTCCGCTATCCGACAGTATTCTCAAAGAAGGAGAGGACAGTATACCTTAATGGTGAAGCCTATTTCGAAGTAAGCAAAAACGTAGAAAAGCCATTTATTGTCAGAACCGGTCAGGGAGATATCCGGGTAACCGGCACATCGTTCAACGTGGAGGCATACTCGCAGTTCAATACATTTGAGACCAGCCTCTTTGAGGGGGGAGTGGAGATTTACAGAAACGAGACAAGGATTGCCGCACTGCAACCGAATCAAAAGGCGATCCTCTCCAACAATAAACTGGTTGTATCGGCAATCGAGGATACCGACCACTTCCTATGGAAAGATGGATTGATTGCTTTCAACAACAAGCCGCTGCACGAGATTCTCCTATCGCTCGAGAAATATTTCGATACAAAAATTGAACTTGAACTGAAAAGTTTACCCCAACATACATACACTGGAAAATTCCGTCAATCTGACGGTATTGACCATGCATTACGGGTATTGCAACGGAGTATCCATTTCAGATACGACAGGGATGATGAGACGGGAATAATCTATATCAGGCGTTAA
- a CDS encoding RNA polymerase sigma-70 factor, translated as MDSFSSVHYFNKLFNDYYDRFVRFASGYVRERQVAEDIVSEAFTVYWENRKNLSPDSNPPAYILSVVKNRCLNHLQHIQVRQRAEKEINEHTEWLLSIKINSLQACDPDFIFSDEIEKIVASTLESLPQKTRQVFMLNRYQGLSYRDIASQMDLSIKAIEFHISKALSQLRFSLRDFIYLLLFLLYFH; from the coding sequence ATGGATTCATTCTCTTCGGTACACTATTTTAATAAATTGTTTAACGACTATTACGATCGTTTCGTCCGTTTCGCATCGGGATATGTAAGAGAGAGACAGGTCGCTGAAGATATTGTATCTGAAGCCTTTACAGTTTATTGGGAGAACAGGAAGAATCTCTCTCCCGATTCAAATCCCCCAGCTTATATCCTGTCGGTTGTCAAGAACAGATGCCTCAATCACCTGCAACACATCCAGGTCCGTCAGCGCGCGGAGAAAGAGATTAACGAGCATACCGAGTGGTTATTATCCATAAAGATAAATTCATTGCAAGCCTGTGATCCCGATTTTATCTTCTCCGATGAGATCGAGAAAATCGTTGCCTCCACCCTCGAGAGTCTTCCTCAAAAAACCCGTCAGGTGTTCATGCTGAACCGATATCAGGGATTATCGTACAGGGACATTGCCAGCCAGATGGATCTGAGCATTAAAGCCATTGAGTTCCACATCTCGAAAGCCCTATCCCAACTCCGTTTTTCATTAAGGGACTTTATCTACCTGCTTCTTTTTTTACTTTATTTTCATTAA
- a CDS encoding alanine/glycine:cation symporter family protein: MEIINDFLITLHNYIGGHYWFVFLLLGTGAFFTIYLRFPQIRYFRHAIRILRGRYDKTTDKGDTSHFQALATALSGTVGTGNIAGVALAIHLGGPAAIFWMLLTAFLGMCTKFVEVTLSHKYRDFDEKGMVAGGPMYFMKKRLNITTKKGYQIKTGYWIGGFFAVATILSSFGSGNLPQINSISNSIFATFGISHLLTGAVMAILLAMIIIGGIKRIAKVTERLVPFMATLYFAGAIGVILFNYQNILPSFISIFSDIFTGTAATGGFLGAGFAFAFNQGVNRGLFSNESGQGSAPIAHAAAKAHEPASEGMVAILEPFIDTIIICFLTGIVLLSSGVWKEKMPNQFQKTDIEVLATLYSENNPSDALNLGNHLNRGDKLPLFNGTLYVEKGEIRENVSIIHARSLADDVRVLESGQPYTGQIDVINGKVTNTSNTITFQGTSLIHSAPLTATAFSKSFLGDFGKYIVSIGLLLFAFSTAIAWSYYGDRAVTYLFGARYVMAYRIIFVAAFFFASFTDTTIIWNVSLLTVAFMAAPNLFGLLVLHKEVKSTIRDYWSGFRQEYPNEKTPGE; encoded by the coding sequence ATGGAAATAATTAATGATTTCCTGATCACGCTGCACAACTATATCGGGGGGCACTACTGGTTCGTTTTTCTTCTGCTGGGTACTGGCGCCTTTTTTACCATCTACCTCAGGTTTCCCCAAATCCGTTATTTCCGACATGCTATCCGAATTCTAAGGGGGCGATACGACAAAACGACCGACAAAGGGGATACATCTCATTTTCAGGCACTGGCAACCGCGCTATCGGGGACGGTCGGCACTGGAAATATTGCCGGAGTGGCACTGGCCATCCACCTGGGGGGACCCGCAGCTATCTTCTGGATGCTGCTTACCGCATTTCTGGGCATGTGTACAAAATTTGTAGAGGTGACACTGTCGCACAAGTATCGCGATTTCGACGAGAAGGGCATGGTTGCAGGTGGCCCGATGTACTTCATGAAGAAACGGCTCAACATTACCACTAAAAAGGGATATCAAATTAAAACCGGCTACTGGATTGGAGGTTTCTTTGCAGTTGCGACAATCCTCTCCTCGTTCGGATCGGGTAATCTGCCTCAGATAAACAGTATCTCCAACTCCATCTTCGCTACTTTCGGCATCAGCCATCTTCTTACCGGAGCCGTGATGGCCATTCTCCTTGCCATGATAATTATCGGCGGGATCAAACGGATAGCCAAGGTGACCGAACGGCTGGTGCCTTTTATGGCCACCCTCTATTTTGCAGGGGCAATAGGTGTTATCTTGTTTAATTATCAAAACATTCTTCCCTCCTTTATCTCAATATTCAGTGACATTTTTACCGGAACGGCAGCTACCGGCGGCTTTCTGGGAGCAGGTTTTGCTTTCGCTTTTAACCAGGGTGTCAACAGGGGGTTGTTCTCCAACGAATCGGGACAGGGGTCTGCTCCGATTGCTCACGCTGCAGCCAAGGCGCATGAACCAGCCTCCGAGGGGATGGTCGCAATTCTGGAACCCTTTATCGACACCATCATTATCTGCTTCCTGACCGGGATTGTGCTGTTATCGTCAGGGGTATGGAAGGAAAAAATGCCCAATCAGTTTCAAAAAACGGATATTGAGGTACTGGCTACATTATACAGTGAAAACAATCCGTCCGATGCATTGAACCTCGGAAATCACCTTAACCGGGGTGACAAACTGCCGCTTTTCAACGGAACGCTTTATGTTGAGAAGGGAGAGATCAGGGAGAATGTATCCATCATCCACGCCCGTTCACTGGCAGACGATGTGCGGGTATTGGAATCGGGGCAACCCTACACCGGCCAAATCGATGTTATCAACGGAAAAGTGACCAACACCTCCAACACCATAACGTTCCAGGGAACATCACTTATCCACAGCGCACCTCTTACTGCAACAGCCTTCAGCAAAAGCTTTCTTGGTGATTTCGGGAAATATATCGTCTCCATCGGACTGCTTCTCTTCGCCTTCTCCACCGCCATTGCCTGGTCCTATTACGGCGACAGGGCTGTGACCTATCTCTTCGGTGCCAGGTATGTGATGGCCTACCGGATAATCTTTGTCGCAGCATTCTTTTTCGCATCATTTACCGATACCACCATTATCTGGAACGTATCATTGCTTACCGTAGCATTTATGGCGGCTCCCAACCTCTTTGGACTCTTGGTGCTTCACAAAGAGGTAAAATCTACTATCAGGGATTACTGGAGCGGATTCAGGCAAGAATACCCAAACGAAAAAACGCCCGGTGAATAA
- a CDS encoding DUF4884 domain-containing protein has protein sequence MSGCAIFYPSPVTTEIPENNRSYQVDYLFEHDGCKVYRFYDMGHYVYFTNCNGEATSILNDSSANMVTNSVRITYDNLNTIEKNVE, from the coding sequence ATGTCCGGTTGTGCCATCTTCTACCCTTCTCCAGTCACTACGGAAATTCCCGAAAACAACCGGTCGTATCAGGTGGATTACCTGTTTGAACACGATGGTTGCAAGGTTTACCGGTTTTATGATATGGGGCACTATGTCTATTTCACGAACTGCAATGGTGAGGCGACAAGCATACTGAACGATTCTTCAGCAAACATGGTGACCAACTCTGTCCGGATAACGTACGACAATTTAAACACAATAGAGAAAAATGTAGAATAA